One region of Rana temporaria chromosome 11, aRanTem1.1, whole genome shotgun sequence genomic DNA includes:
- the FBXL8 gene encoding F-box/LRR-repeat protein 8 isoform X1 codes for MSEQWEYMPQDVLTQVFYYLPITDRWAVSQVCQSWASAVASNSVWHYTEICWITEDQLQSLDGLQDFLGQIRQLKILFDQSKEANRNNVIQMLNGLAKEGKNLQSLTIMCCGENPLFYSGLEILDSIMELCRKESKVDLQHIDLRNLPFTLGDGFTRLIATGSPNLRSLYINNRTLVCKVPPDTLLEVLKKCPKLTVLGAFCSSLSEDVFRELMKPERPPFKHLDILCEHLDKYLPAVSDEVWGELHQHQPSLSVDLELDHTVPAWKIPQILKPNIPISTLQLNTYNEMSRQLAFVSEHYVKTLRKLVIQTTSSSGLNSALIDIATKCHQLEEIHCYCVVSSDVFKAFLTHCPRLKKYTLKVDKESYPWKATYCQPPSKKR; via the exons ATGTCTGAGCAATGGGAGTACATGCCTCAAGATGTCCTCACACAAGTGTTCTATTACCTGCCTATTACCGATAGATGGGCTGTCTCCCAGGTCTGCCAGTCCTGGGCATCGGCTGTGGCTTCAAACTCTGTCTGGCACTACACAGAAATCTG CTGGATAACAGAGGATCAGCTACAGTCCCTAGATGGCTTGCAAGATTTCCTTGGTCAGATTAGACAATTGAAGATTTTGTTTGACCAGTCCAAAGAAGCAAATAGAAATAATGTCATCCAGATGCTTAACGGTTTGGCCAAAGAGGGCAAAAACTTGCAGAGTCTGACCATCATGTGTTGTGGGGAGAACCCTTTATTTTACTCCGGCTTAGAAATTTTGGACAGCATTATGGAACTGTGCCGTAAGGAAAGCAAGGTAGATCTCCAACACATCGACTTAAGAAATCTTCCATTTACTCTCGGAGATGGTTTTACAAGGCTCATTGCTACAGGAAGTCCAAATCTCCGTAGCTTGTACATCAACAATAGAACGTTGGTTTGCAAAGTGCCTCCTGACACTCTTTTAGAGGTCTTAAAAAAGTGTCCCAAACTGACTGTTCTAGGTGCCTTTTGTTCCAGTCTCTCAGAAGATGTATTCCGAGAACTTATGAAGCCAGAAAGACCACCCTTTAAACATCTGGATATCTTGTGTGAACATCTTGATAAGTATCTCCCTGCTGTTTCTGATGAGGTTTGGGGAGAACTTCATCAACACCAACCTTCTCTGTCTGTGGATTTGGAGTTAGACCATACTGTCCCAGCATGGAAAATTCCACAAATCCTAAAGCCGAATATCCCTATATCTACATTACAGCTCAACACTTACAATGAAATGTCAAGACAACTAGCATTTGTCAGTGAACACTATGTGAAAACTCTCAGGAAGCTTGTGATACAGACCACCTCCTCTAGTGGACTCAACTCAGCTTTGATTGACATAGCGACAAAGTGCCATCAGCTGGAGGAAATCCACTGCTACTGCGTAGTTAGCTCTGATGTTTTTAAGGCTTTTCTAACACACTGCCCTCGTTTGAAAAAATACACACTAAAAGTTGATAAAGAAAGTTATCCTTGGAAGGCAACTTATTGTCAACCACCATCTAAAAAACGATAG